The Pseudofrankia inefficax genome window below encodes:
- a CDS encoding CaiB/BaiF CoA transferase family protein codes for MDQPADLGALDGVRVVELAQWVFVPVAGALLADWGADVVRVERLEGDPYRGLATQGIGTDSGGVNLSVALANRGKRSIALDLRDEQGRAVLDELLATADVFLTNFRPGALTRLGLDAAALRERFPRLVYARGHGYGARGPDADLPGYDSSAFFARGGVAHVLSPPERDYPISQRGAMGDRNGAMALAFGVVTALLRRERTGSGSVVDVSLLATAMWTLSSDLLSALGGGQPRPVEGRGGGPNPLVGTYRTKDGRHIQLVFLEADRYWKAFCQLVGRDDLAADPRFADLKTRNAHRDACVAELDTEFAARTFDEWKALLAGIDAPWAPVQAVEELLTDPQVIANDYLGEVAVEDGSSYRLPTVPVQFDERPPPLRRAPEHGEHTEELLLELGRTWEGIAELKDAGVIP; via the coding sequence ATGGACCAGCCCGCGGACTTAGGCGCCCTCGACGGCGTCCGCGTCGTCGAGTTGGCGCAGTGGGTGTTCGTGCCGGTCGCCGGGGCGTTGCTGGCCGACTGGGGCGCGGACGTCGTGCGCGTCGAGCGGCTGGAGGGTGACCCCTACCGGGGTCTGGCCACCCAGGGCATCGGGACCGACAGCGGCGGGGTGAACCTGTCGGTCGCGCTGGCCAACCGGGGCAAGCGCTCGATCGCCCTCGACCTGCGCGACGAGCAGGGCCGCGCCGTGCTCGACGAGCTGCTCGCGACCGCGGACGTCTTCCTGACCAACTTCCGGCCCGGGGCGCTCACCCGGCTCGGCCTCGACGCGGCGGCGCTGCGTGAGCGGTTCCCTCGGCTCGTGTACGCCCGTGGCCACGGGTACGGCGCCCGCGGCCCCGACGCCGATCTTCCCGGGTACGACTCGTCGGCCTTCTTCGCGCGCGGCGGCGTCGCCCATGTACTCAGCCCGCCGGAGCGGGACTACCCGATCAGCCAGCGCGGCGCGATGGGGGACCGGAACGGGGCCATGGCGCTGGCGTTCGGCGTCGTCACCGCGCTGCTGCGCCGCGAACGCACCGGCTCCGGGTCGGTCGTGGACGTCTCGCTGCTGGCGACGGCCATGTGGACGCTGTCGTCCGATCTGCTCTCCGCGCTGGGCGGTGGTCAGCCACGGCCGGTCGAGGGCCGCGGCGGCGGGCCGAACCCGCTGGTCGGGACCTACCGGACGAAGGACGGCCGGCACATCCAGCTCGTCTTCCTGGAGGCCGACCGGTACTGGAAGGCCTTCTGCCAGCTCGTCGGCCGCGACGACCTCGCGGCCGACCCGCGGTTCGCCGACCTGAAGACCCGCAACGCCCACCGGGACGCCTGCGTCGCCGAGTTGGACACGGAGTTCGCTGCCCGCACCTTCGACGAGTGGAAGGCGCTGCTGGCCGGGATCGACGCCCCGTGGGCGCCCGTGCAGGCCGTCGAGGAGCTGCTCACGGACCCCCAGGTGATCGCCAACGACTATCTGGGCGAGGTAGCCGTCGAGGACGGGTCGAGCTACCGGCTGCCGACCGTGCCGGTGCAGTTCGACGAACGGCCGCCGCCACTGCGCCGGGCTCCGGAGCACGGCGAGCACACCGAGGAGCTGCTGCTGGAGCTGGGCCGCACCTGGGAGGGCATCGCCGAGCTCAAGGACGCCGGGGTGATCCCGTGA
- a CDS encoding class I adenylate-forming enzyme family protein, which yields MESAAQTQASPTGQAAASGGQPQDVNPSIGARVSQLAAARPHAVALWSVGLDGGESSFTWAVLHQRSSQVAAALATRGVGPGDRVGLGLRNSPQFVFAAFAVWKLGAVPVPVRWDVPDWELARVLEVIAPRVHLGADDLGWIDATENDEVPDLPDVTAPHLQGICSSGSTGLPKVIVNERPAVYDARASAPMIAAWREVSRPQRILVPAPMYHANGFTTLYNLLAGDILVLLTKFDAARAAHAIERHRITHFTAAPTMLQRIADLPGVDDRDFGSIEWIIQGAAPMPPSLVHRWASLIGPEKIFMIYGMTEGLGYTALFGDEWMGHQGSVGRGFRGTEVRILDPAGQELPTGEIGDVYLRMPRFDGYHYLGTAPRLPTTEDGFVTAGDMGHLDADGYLFLADRRVDMIITGGANVFPAEVEAALIDHPGIADVVVIGLRDEEWGRRVHALVEPTDPANPPSTAEIIGYAKGRLAAYKVPKTVELLDRIPRSEATKISRGALVAARGG from the coding sequence GTGGAGTCAGCCGCACAGACCCAAGCCAGCCCGACCGGCCAGGCAGCCGCCTCGGGCGGTCAGCCGCAGGACGTCAACCCGAGCATCGGGGCCAGGGTGAGCCAGCTGGCCGCCGCGCGGCCGCACGCCGTCGCCTTATGGTCGGTCGGCCTCGACGGCGGCGAGTCGTCGTTCACCTGGGCGGTGCTGCACCAGCGGTCCAGCCAGGTCGCGGCCGCCCTGGCAACGCGCGGCGTCGGCCCCGGGGATCGCGTCGGGCTCGGGCTGCGCAACTCCCCGCAGTTCGTGTTCGCCGCGTTCGCGGTCTGGAAACTCGGCGCGGTGCCGGTCCCGGTCCGCTGGGACGTCCCCGACTGGGAGCTGGCCCGCGTCCTGGAGGTGATCGCGCCCCGGGTTCACCTGGGCGCGGACGACCTCGGCTGGATCGACGCCACCGAGAACGACGAGGTCCCCGACCTGCCCGACGTCACCGCGCCGCACCTGCAGGGCATCTGCTCGTCCGGCTCGACCGGGCTGCCGAAGGTGATCGTGAACGAACGCCCGGCCGTCTACGACGCCAGGGCCTCCGCGCCGATGATCGCCGCGTGGCGGGAGGTGTCACGGCCGCAGCGCATCCTCGTGCCGGCCCCGATGTACCACGCGAACGGGTTCACGACGCTCTACAACCTGCTCGCGGGTGACATCCTGGTGCTGCTGACCAAGTTCGACGCCGCCCGCGCCGCGCACGCGATCGAGCGGCACCGGATCACCCATTTCACCGCCGCTCCGACCATGCTGCAGCGCATCGCCGACCTTCCCGGCGTCGACGACCGCGACTTCGGCAGCATCGAATGGATCATCCAGGGCGCGGCGCCGATGCCGCCCTCGCTGGTCCACCGGTGGGCGAGCCTGATCGGCCCCGAGAAGATCTTCATGATCTACGGGATGACCGAGGGCCTCGGCTACACCGCCCTGTTCGGCGACGAGTGGATGGGCCACCAGGGCAGCGTCGGGCGGGGCTTCCGCGGCACCGAGGTCCGCATCCTCGACCCGGCGGGCCAGGAGCTGCCGACCGGCGAGATCGGCGACGTCTACCTGCGGATGCCCCGGTTCGACGGCTACCACTATCTGGGCACCGCGCCCCGCCTGCCCACGACCGAGGACGGGTTCGTCACCGCGGGCGACATGGGTCACCTCGACGCGGACGGGTATCTCTTCCTCGCGGACCGGCGGGTCGACATGATCATCACGGGCGGCGCGAACGTCTTCCCCGCCGAGGTCGAGGCCGCCCTGATCGACCATCCCGGCATCGCGGACGTCGTGGTCATCGGCCTGCGCGACGAGGAGTGGGGCCGCCGGGTCCACGCCCTGGTCGAGCCCACCGACCCGGCGAACCCGCCGAGCACCGCCGAGATCATCGGCTACGCCAAGGGCAGGCTCGCCGCCTACAAGGTGCCCAAGACCGTCGAGCTGCTCGACCGCATCCCCCGCAGCGAGGCCACCAAGATCAGCAGAGGCGCCCTCGTCGCCGCCCGCGGCGGCTGA
- a CDS encoding TetR/AcrR family transcriptional regulator yields the protein MAWTDRAADWSPSVQRSRGRTIAQATGIVEAARRLIRGSGRDFTTQELAREAGVALQTFYRHFPSKDQLLAAVIEEEIAENAERMATAARDLPDPVARLRSYVETTLASIQGDAAGATDPARILGARFITAEHWRLRQRLPEDMDRAIQPMIDLIGREVAAARAAGLLRPTGAGQDASLVTMLLMTVFHHYAYAPLGERPDGIVEHVWDFCLTGLGGGQAGDQHQPTEDRDVGQTPGR from the coding sequence GTGGCCTGGACGGACCGCGCCGCGGACTGGTCCCCCTCGGTACAGCGCTCCCGTGGGCGCACCATCGCGCAGGCCACGGGCATCGTCGAGGCGGCCCGTCGCCTCATCCGGGGCAGCGGCCGGGACTTCACCACCCAGGAGCTCGCCCGCGAGGCCGGGGTCGCGCTCCAGACCTTCTACCGGCACTTCCCGAGCAAGGACCAGCTGCTCGCCGCCGTCATCGAGGAGGAGATCGCCGAGAACGCGGAGCGGATGGCCACCGCGGCCCGCGACCTGCCGGATCCGGTCGCCCGGCTGCGGTCCTATGTCGAGACCACGCTGGCGAGCATCCAGGGTGACGCCGCCGGCGCGACCGATCCGGCCAGGATCCTGGGCGCGCGGTTCATCACCGCCGAGCACTGGCGGCTACGCCAGCGCCTGCCCGAGGACATGGACCGCGCCATCCAGCCCATGATCGACCTGATCGGCCGCGAGGTTGCCGCCGCGCGGGCCGCCGGGCTGCTGCGCCCGACCGGCGCCGGCCAGGACGCCTCGCTCGTGACCATGCTGCTGATGACCGTGTTCCACCACTACGCCTACGCCCCGCTCGGCGAGCGACCCGACGGGATCGTCGAGCACGTCTGGGACTTCTGCCTGACCGGGCTCGGGGGCGGCCAGGCGGGCGATCAGCATCAGCCGACGGAGGACCGCGATGTCGGACAGACCCCAGGAAGGTGA
- a CDS encoding phosphotransferase has product MITASPRIPGTLQEMLSPAWLAEALGPQFPGIQIQAVTTGPIVSRVATNLRFHVDGQTPDLDSSSLALCLKGMFTESGALLAGTGTHEAFFYRDLAAATGVRTLHAVYADVDPERDTGLIITDDVVAEGAVFLDALTPYTPDQAAESLAELARLHAATWRAPGLAEVDWLAPRMTSHLGHRGFPEIHGNFTGPIGAGVPAEVRDAARLVEAYRRLAAAVEVAEPWCVIHGDPHVGNLYLDAAGRPSFLDWQLVQRGPWYVDVGYHLASALSVADRRRHEDDLLRHYLERLRAGGVDAPAFEDAQAGIRRGVVAGFFLWGITLKVKPAITTELLTRIGTAVADWDSLARTLADPD; this is encoded by the coding sequence ATGATCACGGCGTCGCCCCGGATCCCGGGCACCCTGCAGGAGATGCTGTCCCCCGCATGGCTGGCCGAGGCGCTCGGCCCCCAGTTCCCCGGGATCCAGATCCAGGCCGTCACGACCGGCCCCATCGTCAGCCGCGTCGCGACGAATCTCCGTTTCCACGTCGACGGCCAGACCCCGGACCTGGATTCCTCCTCGTTGGCGCTGTGCCTGAAGGGGATGTTCACCGAGTCCGGGGCACTGCTCGCCGGCACCGGGACGCACGAGGCCTTCTTCTACCGCGACCTGGCCGCCGCCACCGGCGTGCGCACGCTGCACGCGGTCTACGCCGACGTCGACCCCGAGCGCGACACCGGGCTGATCATCACGGACGACGTCGTCGCCGAGGGCGCCGTCTTCCTGGACGCCCTCACCCCCTACACGCCCGACCAGGCGGCCGAGAGCCTCGCCGAACTGGCCCGGCTGCACGCCGCGACGTGGCGCGCCCCCGGCCTCGCCGAGGTCGACTGGCTCGCGCCTCGGATGACCAGCCACCTGGGGCACCGCGGCTTCCCCGAGATCCACGGCAACTTCACCGGCCCGATCGGCGCCGGCGTGCCGGCCGAGGTCCGCGACGCCGCGCGGCTCGTCGAGGCCTACCGGCGGCTCGCGGCCGCGGTCGAGGTCGCCGAGCCCTGGTGCGTCATCCACGGCGACCCGCACGTCGGCAACCTCTACCTCGACGCGGCCGGCCGGCCGTCGTTCCTCGACTGGCAGCTCGTGCAGCGCGGGCCCTGGTACGTCGACGTCGGCTACCACCTCGCCTCCGCGCTGTCGGTCGCCGACCGCCGCCGCCACGAGGACGATCTGCTGCGCCACTACCTGGAGCGGCTGCGCGCGGGCGGCGTCGACGCGCCCGCGTTCGAGGACGCCCAGGCCGGCATCCGCCGTGGCGTCGTCGCCGGCTTCTTCCTCTGGGGCATCACCCTCAAGGTCAAACCGGCGATCACGACGGAGCTGCTGACCAGGATCGGCACCGCCGTGGCCGACTGGGACTCCCTGGCCCGCACCCTCGCCGACCCGGACTGA
- a CDS encoding TetR/AcrR family transcriptional regulator produces the protein MPERRRGAVLDEALLDAAWAELMENGYASFTMDAVVQRAGTSRPVLYRRWPDRHELVRAAVTHALDRDRVDIPDTGTLRGDVLTLMREINATRVQLATILSVHLAGYYQETGTSPADLRQFAHDGRRSSVDVLFDRAAARGEIGPEGLSDRLRALPFDLLRHEFLMTLAPVPDQVLVEIVDTIFLPLVLDQDGS, from the coding sequence ATGCCGGAACGGCGCCGTGGCGCGGTACTGGACGAGGCGCTGCTGGACGCGGCCTGGGCGGAGCTGATGGAGAACGGCTACGCCAGCTTCACCATGGACGCCGTCGTCCAGCGCGCCGGTACCAGCCGCCCCGTGCTCTACCGCCGCTGGCCCGACCGGCACGAGCTCGTCCGGGCGGCGGTGACCCACGCGCTGGACCGTGACCGCGTCGACATACCCGACACCGGCACCCTGCGGGGCGACGTCCTGACCCTCATGCGGGAGATCAACGCCACCCGGGTCCAGCTGGCGACGATCCTGAGCGTCCACCTCGCCGGCTACTACCAGGAGACGGGTACCAGCCCGGCCGACCTGCGCCAGTTCGCCCACGACGGCCGCAGGAGCAGCGTGGACGTGCTGTTCGACCGGGCCGCGGCCCGTGGCGAGATCGGCCCGGAGGGGTTGAGCGACCGCCTGCGGGCGCTGCCCTTCGACCTGCTGCGCCACGAGTTCCTCATGACGCTCGCGCCCGTGCCCGACCAGGTGCTGGTCGAGATCGTCGACACGATCTTCCTGCCCCTGGTGCTGGACCAGGACGGGAGCTGA
- a CDS encoding MDR family MFS transporter, whose product MSAPGRTEAPPAAADPDQIDPAVWRTAFTIIVGTLAVVFDTTIVSVAINDLTTALHASLSTIQWVSTGYLLAMFVTIPVAGWAQSALGGKRLWILALGVFFAGSVLCATAWNAPSLIAFRVVQGIGGGIMMPLMITMIMQAARGHNLGKVMATVSLPASLGPILGPVLGGIILYLGDWRWLFLVNVPFCLVGGWLALRNLPDDRPAPGSRTRLDVVGLLLLSPGVAAVIYGLSRVEGSAGFASAEVLAPLFAGLGLVGAFVAWALPRAGDALVNLRLFRHRSLASSSVVGFLLGITLYGALFLLPLYWQQVRGEDALGAGLLMIPQGVGTLLSRRLSGRYTDRYGPRWVGLVGFAAVALATVPFAFVTADTSKVLLMAALLVRGAGVGVATIPLTGAAYIGLGHSEIPHASIVIRVAQQLGGSMGVAVLAVVLQHAAGGAHTRAALTGAFGEAFWWSVAFTAAAVPICLLLPGPTRAAPTVDPVEVESAVPA is encoded by the coding sequence ATGAGCGCTCCCGGTCGGACCGAAGCCCCGCCCGCCGCGGCAGACCCGGACCAGATCGACCCGGCGGTCTGGCGGACGGCGTTCACCATCATCGTCGGGACGCTGGCCGTCGTCTTCGACACCACCATCGTCAGCGTCGCGATCAATGACCTCACCACGGCGCTGCACGCCTCGCTGTCCACCATCCAGTGGGTCAGCACCGGCTACCTGCTGGCGATGTTCGTGACGATCCCCGTCGCCGGCTGGGCCCAGTCCGCGCTCGGCGGCAAGCGGCTGTGGATTCTGGCGCTCGGCGTCTTCTTCGCGGGGTCGGTGCTGTGCGCGACCGCGTGGAACGCGCCCAGCCTCATCGCCTTCCGCGTCGTCCAGGGCATCGGCGGCGGCATCATGATGCCCCTCATGATCACCATGATCATGCAGGCCGCCCGCGGCCACAACCTCGGCAAGGTGATGGCGACCGTCTCGCTGCCCGCCTCGCTCGGGCCGATCCTCGGCCCGGTCCTGGGCGGGATCATCCTGTACCTGGGTGACTGGCGCTGGCTGTTCCTGGTCAACGTCCCGTTCTGCCTCGTCGGCGGCTGGCTCGCGCTGCGCAACCTGCCCGACGACCGCCCGGCCCCCGGCAGCCGCACCAGGCTCGACGTCGTCGGCCTGCTCCTGCTCTCCCCCGGCGTCGCCGCCGTCATCTACGGCCTGTCGCGGGTCGAGGGCAGCGCCGGGTTCGCCAGCGCCGAGGTGCTGGCGCCGCTGTTCGCCGGCCTGGGCCTCGTCGGGGCGTTCGTCGCCTGGGCGCTGCCCCGGGCGGGAGACGCCCTGGTCAACCTGCGGCTGTTCCGGCACCGCTCGCTGGCGTCGTCGTCCGTCGTCGGCTTCCTGCTCGGCATCACGCTCTACGGCGCGCTGTTCCTGCTGCCGCTGTACTGGCAGCAGGTCCGCGGCGAGGACGCGCTGGGCGCCGGCCTCCTGATGATCCCGCAGGGCGTGGGCACCCTGCTGTCCCGGCGTCTGTCGGGCAGGTACACCGACCGGTACGGGCCTCGCTGGGTCGGCCTGGTCGGCTTCGCCGCCGTCGCCCTCGCGACCGTGCCCTTCGCGTTCGTCACCGCCGACACCAGCAAGGTACTGCTGATGGCGGCGCTGCTCGTGCGCGGGGCCGGCGTCGGCGTGGCCACCATCCCGCTCACCGGCGCGGCCTACATCGGCCTGGGGCACAGCGAGATCCCGCACGCGAGCATCGTCATCCGCGTCGCGCAGCAGCTCGGCGGCTCGATGGGCGTCGCGGTCCTCGCGGTGGTCCTCCAGCACGCCGCCGGCGGCGCCCACACCCGGGCCGCGCTGACGGGGGCGTTCGGCGAGGCCTTCTGGTGGTCCGTCGCCTTCACCGCCGCGGCGGTCCCGATCTGCCTGCTCCTGCCCGGCCCCACCAGGGCGGCCCCCACCGTGGACCCGGTCGAGGTCGAGTCCGCGGTCCCGGCGTAG
- a CDS encoding protein kinase domain-containing protein, which translates to MADVAGVEPLQDGDPRQVGPYPLSGRLGVGGMGSVYLGHTAEGSPVAIKVIRREFAEDPDFRRRFLREVRAARRVARFCTAEVLDVDVEGPEPYLVTEYVEGPTLGTRVRQDGPLPPAELERLAVAVANALTAIHAAHVVHRDLKPANILLSPSGARVIDFGIAHALESTTLHTRGGIVGTPAYMAPEQALGLDLTPAADVYAWGGVVLYAASGRSPFGEAATPVLLHRVVHDEPDFSCLEGGLLALVRHAMSKDPAARPSAHELLLTLAAGSDVDVSASQPLSASQPLSASQPVMAATRATGAATPAAPAAPPSPAAGPTTPTPWTTPHPEPVHGGTDQPGSTHLPAPAPPWPIVDQPRPRHRALLAGVAVAVVLLLVGLFVTLYLLSSHGDGGPAGLASQKNSTAAPAGPTGKPESGGHAGAGSSPLAGTTAAAATPPAPSWSWLVFKRFAADSSINDSPIVVVSPDGTERQLGTGDAPSVAADGRVAYAGVGGQIVTVRPDGTDARQLATSGDSSAEYPAWSPDGTQIAYFRNTGGLYLMQADGTGARRVASVHGLETAWSPDGREIVFRDPDSQTLKIVSMADGSVRALTGAPHDGAIPVEPSWSPDGKTIVFGSDDGGIYAIAPDGTGLHQLAAAGSWHPTWSPDGRVVFVRDTSARTFFSTTGRVESMKLDGSDVRSVGSVTASGPVQWARG; encoded by the coding sequence ATGGCGGACGTCGCGGGGGTGGAGCCGCTCCAGGACGGCGACCCGAGGCAGGTCGGCCCCTACCCGCTGTCCGGTCGCCTCGGGGTCGGCGGGATGGGCAGCGTCTACCTCGGCCACACCGCCGAGGGCAGCCCCGTGGCGATCAAGGTCATTCGCCGGGAGTTCGCCGAGGACCCTGACTTCCGTCGCCGCTTCCTGCGGGAGGTCCGGGCCGCCCGACGGGTCGCCAGGTTCTGCACCGCCGAGGTGCTCGACGTCGACGTCGAGGGCCCGGAGCCCTACCTGGTCACCGAGTACGTCGAGGGGCCGACGCTGGGCACGCGGGTGCGACAGGACGGGCCCCTGCCGCCGGCCGAGCTCGAACGCCTGGCGGTGGCGGTGGCGAACGCGCTGACGGCCATCCACGCGGCGCACGTGGTCCACCGCGACCTCAAGCCAGCCAACATCCTGCTGTCCCCGTCCGGGGCCCGGGTCATCGACTTCGGGATCGCCCACGCGCTGGAGTCCACGACCCTGCACACCCGCGGCGGGATCGTCGGGACGCCCGCGTACATGGCGCCGGAACAGGCGCTGGGCCTCGACCTGACCCCGGCCGCGGACGTGTACGCGTGGGGCGGGGTGGTGCTCTACGCCGCGAGCGGCCGTTCCCCGTTCGGCGAGGCCGCCACCCCGGTGCTGCTGCACCGGGTGGTCCACGACGAGCCGGACTTCAGCTGCCTGGAGGGCGGTCTGCTGGCGTTGGTGCGCCACGCGATGAGCAAGGACCCGGCCGCCCGGCCGAGCGCCCACGAGTTGCTGCTGACGCTCGCGGCCGGCTCGGACGTCGACGTCTCCGCCTCCCAGCCACTCAGTGCCTCCCAGCCACTCAGTGCCTCCCAGCCGGTCATGGCCGCCACCCGCGCGACCGGCGCCGCGACTCCCGCCGCTCCAGCGGCTCCACCCAGTCCAGCAGCCGGTCCGACCACGCCGACCCCGTGGACCACGCCTCACCCCGAGCCGGTCCACGGTGGCACCGACCAACCCGGTTCCACTCACCTACCGGCCCCGGCCCCACCCTGGCCGATCGTGGACCAGCCACGCCCGCGGCACCGGGCGTTGCTCGCCGGTGTGGCCGTCGCGGTGGTCCTCCTGCTCGTCGGCCTTTTCGTCACGCTCTATCTGCTCAGCTCGCACGGCGACGGCGGGCCGGCGGGCCTGGCGAGCCAGAAGAACTCCACGGCGGCGCCGGCCGGCCCGACCGGCAAGCCGGAGTCCGGCGGCCACGCGGGCGCCGGATCGAGCCCTCTGGCCGGGACGACCGCGGCGGCGGCCACCCCGCCGGCGCCGTCCTGGTCCTGGCTGGTGTTCAAGCGCTTCGCGGCCGACAGCTCGATCAACGACAGCCCGATCGTCGTCGTCTCCCCCGACGGGACCGAACGGCAGCTCGGCACCGGCGACGCGCCGTCCGTGGCCGCCGACGGGCGCGTCGCCTACGCGGGGGTCGGCGGTCAGATCGTCACCGTCCGGCCCGACGGCACCGACGCGCGCCAGCTCGCGACCAGCGGCGACAGCTCGGCCGAGTACCCGGCCTGGTCCCCGGACGGCACGCAGATCGCCTACTTCCGCAACACCGGTGGGCTGTACCTGATGCAGGCGGACGGCACCGGAGCGCGGCGGGTCGCCAGCGTGCACGGGCTGGAGACCGCCTGGTCGCCCGACGGGCGCGAGATCGTCTTCCGCGACCCGGACTCGCAGACCCTGAAGATCGTCTCGATGGCCGACGGTTCGGTACGCGCCCTCACCGGCGCTCCGCACGACGGCGCGATCCCGGTCGAGCCGTCCTGGTCGCCGGACGGGAAGACGATCGTGTTCGGCTCGGACGACGGCGGGATCTACGCGATCGCGCCGGACGGCACCGGGCTCCACCAGCTGGCCGCGGCGGGTTCCTGGCATCCGACCTGGTCCCCCGACGGCCGGGTGGTGTTCGTCCGGGACACGTCCGCGCGCACCTTCTTCTCGACCACCGGGCGGGTCGAGTCCATGAAGCTGGACGGCTCCGACGTCAGATCGGTCGGCTCGGTCACCGCGAGCGGTCCCGTCCAGTGGGCCCGCGGCTGA
- a CDS encoding SDR family NAD(P)-dependent oxidoreductase, producing the protein MELKKYGPWALVVGGSEGIGASYARKLAARGFNLVLTARKTAPLQALADDLTAAGTRVRVLSVDLSEADALERTRTATDDLDIGLLIYNAGANSVRGDFVDLDPAVYRSVIAVNVLGQAEFAHHYGALMCARGRGGIILSGSHASFMGAPTLAAYCGSKAFSRVFSEALWIECEKHGVDVLHLSVGFTATPAMARLGYPLDAAQSPDEAAQEALDNIANGPLWIAGGQPSLDTATRRSTVTGRADAIRAFATPGRF; encoded by the coding sequence GTGGAGCTGAAGAAGTACGGGCCGTGGGCGCTGGTCGTCGGCGGCTCGGAGGGCATCGGGGCGAGCTACGCCCGGAAACTGGCCGCCCGGGGATTCAACCTGGTGCTCACGGCCCGCAAGACCGCTCCCTTACAGGCGTTGGCCGACGACCTGACCGCGGCCGGCACGCGGGTACGCGTCCTGTCGGTCGACCTGAGCGAAGCGGACGCGCTGGAGCGGACCAGGACCGCGACCGACGACCTCGACATCGGCCTGCTCATCTACAACGCCGGCGCCAACAGCGTGCGCGGCGACTTCGTCGACCTGGACCCGGCGGTCTACCGCTCGGTCATCGCGGTCAATGTTCTGGGTCAGGCCGAGTTCGCGCATCACTACGGCGCCCTTATGTGCGCGCGGGGGCGTGGCGGCATCATCCTTTCCGGCTCGCATGCCAGCTTCATGGGCGCGCCGACTCTCGCCGCCTACTGCGGTTCCAAGGCATTCAGCCGGGTCTTCAGCGAGGCGCTGTGGATCGAGTGCGAGAAGCACGGGGTGGACGTGCTGCACCTCAGCGTCGGCTTCACCGCGACTCCGGCGATGGCCCGGCTGGGATATCCGCTCGACGCCGCCCAGTCGCCCGACGAGGCCGCGCAGGAGGCCCTGGACAACATCGCCAACGGCCCGCTGTGGATCGCGGGCGGGCAGCCGTCGCTGGACACCGCGACCAGGCGGTCCACGGTGAC